Proteins co-encoded in one Natronorubrum daqingense genomic window:
- a CDS encoding DUF420 domain-containing protein translates to MAYVSRERVAPLTAILSVVSLAIVFAAAGGRVPPSTVPTAPEWVLDAIPHVNVAISAAAIGTITLGWRAIRRGNVARHRLAMVGSFGLFASFLTLYLYRLVATGGAQPFPGPDAVYQFVYLPILAVHILLAIVCIPLVYYALLLASAHPIEELPRTSHARFGRYAASLWLVSFSLGIVVYALLHVAY, encoded by the coding sequence ATGGCGTACGTTTCTCGAGAACGAGTGGCTCCGCTCACGGCAATTTTGAGCGTCGTCTCGCTCGCGATCGTCTTCGCGGCCGCGGGTGGACGGGTGCCGCCATCGACGGTTCCGACGGCCCCCGAGTGGGTTCTCGACGCGATTCCCCACGTCAACGTCGCGATTAGTGCGGCCGCAATCGGGACGATCACGCTCGGCTGGCGAGCGATTCGTCGCGGAAACGTCGCCAGGCACCGACTCGCGATGGTGGGCTCGTTCGGGCTGTTCGCGAGCTTTCTCACGCTCTATCTCTACCGGCTGGTCGCGACCGGCGGGGCACAGCCGTTCCCGGGTCCCGACGCCGTCTACCAGTTCGTCTACCTCCCGATCCTCGCGGTTCACATCCTCCTCGCGATCGTCTGCATCCCGCTGGTGTACTACGCGCTGTTGCTCGCCTCCGCCCACCCGATCGAGGAGCTTCCGCGGACGAGTCACGCCCGGTTCGGTCGCTACGCGGCGTCGCTGTGGCTCGTCTCGTTCTCGCTGGGAATCGTCGTCTACGCCCTCCTGCACGTCGCCTACTGA
- a CDS encoding SRPBCC domain-containing protein — protein sequence MNQIEVFEEIDAPPDVVWDVLLEFDSYPEWNPFVRAIDGTPSEGERLRVRIEPPGARAMTFTPEVIAVEENRRLVWLGRLVVPFAFDGYHEFHLEPVDQGERTRLLHRETFRGALVPVLLDADAIEAGFEAMNAAVKARAEARASTTE from the coding sequence ATGAACCAGATCGAGGTCTTCGAAGAGATCGACGCCCCGCCCGACGTCGTCTGGGACGTCCTCCTCGAGTTCGACAGCTACCCGGAGTGGAATCCGTTCGTGCGCGCGATCGACGGAACGCCGAGCGAGGGCGAGCGACTCCGCGTCCGGATCGAACCCCCCGGCGCTCGAGCGATGACGTTCACCCCGGAAGTCATCGCCGTCGAGGAGAACCGTCGTCTCGTCTGGCTCGGCCGACTGGTCGTCCCCTTCGCCTTCGACGGCTACCACGAGTTCCACCTCGAGCCGGTCGATCAGGGCGAGCGAACGCGGTTGTTACACCGCGAGACGTTCCGGGGCGCACTCGTTCCGGTGTTGTTAGACGCCGACGCGATCGAAGCCGGATTCGAGGCGATGAACGCCGCCGTCAAGGCGCGTGCGGAGGCGAGAGCCAGCACAACAGAATAA
- a CDS encoding methyltransferase family protein codes for MLPEIGSELLSTVALLAAIGVWIVSDWSIAFAHRGTADDSRDRGSKYAIGAAVVGGVLAAVVLSQVTPGLSVPAPTVAFWLGVGTILLGVVLRQYAVRTLGDGFDLEVTVDAADEVVDSGPYRWVRHPSYTGALLSLVGVGITVGNWLSIAVALVAGIAGYGYRIRVEERALRETLGERYAAYTNRTPYRLVPGVW; via the coding sequence ATGCTCCCCGAAATCGGTTCGGAACTGCTGTCAACGGTCGCCCTCCTCGCCGCCATCGGTGTCTGGATCGTTTCGGACTGGTCCATCGCCTTCGCTCACCGCGGGACGGCCGACGACTCGAGAGACCGTGGTTCGAAGTACGCGATCGGCGCGGCCGTCGTTGGAGGCGTCCTCGCGGCCGTCGTGCTCTCGCAGGTTACCCCCGGCCTCAGCGTTCCCGCGCCGACCGTTGCCTTCTGGCTCGGGGTAGGGACGATCCTGCTCGGCGTCGTCCTCAGACAGTACGCCGTTCGCACGCTCGGGGACGGGTTCGACCTCGAGGTGACCGTCGACGCGGCGGACGAGGTGGTCGATTCCGGTCCGTATCGGTGGGTCCGCCACCCCTCGTACACGGGGGCGTTGCTCTCGCTGGTCGGCGTCGGGATCACCGTCGGAAACTGGCTGAGCATCGCCGTCGCCCTCGTCGCCGGAATCGCGGGCTACGGTTATCGAATTCGCGTCGAAGAACGAGCCCTGCGCGAGACGCTCGGTGAGCGCTACGCCGCGTACACGAACCGGACGCCGTACCGACTCGTTCCCGGCGTCTGGTAA
- a CDS encoding HAD family hydrolase, translating to MATAYDAVVFDNDGVLTTPTDRSALLEAMDEAFDAVDVREPPDHHRETLLSPSVDSLQTIAAAHDVDPRALWSAREDAAIAAQLAEIEAGRKRLYDDIDALEDLETPTGIVSNNQHETIGNIVDHYGLDSFEIWYGREPSLEGIERKKPTPYYLERALADLEADDALYVGDSWVDIAAADAAGVDVAFIRRKHRREYELERVPTYEIEGLGELSELL from the coding sequence ATGGCGACGGCATACGACGCGGTCGTGTTCGACAACGACGGCGTACTGACGACACCGACGGACCGCAGCGCACTGCTCGAGGCGATGGACGAGGCGTTCGACGCGGTCGACGTGCGCGAGCCACCGGATCACCACCGCGAGACGCTGTTGAGCCCCAGCGTCGACTCCCTCCAGACCATCGCTGCTGCACACGACGTCGACCCGCGAGCCCTCTGGTCGGCCCGCGAAGACGCGGCGATTGCCGCCCAGCTCGCGGAGATCGAAGCCGGGCGAAAGCGCCTCTACGACGATATCGACGCCCTCGAGGACCTCGAGACGCCGACGGGGATCGTCAGCAACAACCAACACGAGACCATCGGCAACATCGTCGACCACTACGGCCTCGACTCGTTCGAAATCTGGTACGGTCGCGAACCGAGCCTCGAGGGAATCGAGCGCAAGAAGCCCACGCCGTACTACCTCGAGCGGGCGCTCGCGGATCTCGAGGCCGACGACGCCCTCTACGTCGGCGATAGCTGGGTCGATATCGCCGCGGCCGATGCGGCGGGCGTCGACGTGGCGTTCATCCGGCGAAAACACCGGCGCGAGTACGAACTCGAGCGCGTTCCGACGTACGAAATCGAGGGGCTGGGAGAGCTTTCGGAACTGCTGTGA
- a CDS encoding MutS-related protein encodes MRLEEYWGVGPKTRETLFEELGAERAMQAIEGGDVRALSDAGLARGRATRILRRATGGDGMEMLATRDARSAYKEVLDLAVEHAVTRRAADRIRVLTPLTSQEAMDDRLDDVLAARNAWGTLADEDRDAVLDAYERYDERNESERAAVETALALLEAGVDSGPFATIAELERERLEDAADALAAFDGDRRRVQSDVDDELDRLRDALGTIEDMDANALELIEELRSDGVRDVGQFRESFEDHLLSETGVTLEQVHDAMPADATDATDFVGSTLRTLRSDLTSAIDEREATVASDLEETLEETSDATDQAVGAVDEIALHLSLARFALAYDCTRPAFVEGDGAVSVVQAQNLTIAANDDESVQSVTYALGEHAVTEVSADVNAVPGEERVTVLTGANSGGKTTLLETLCQVVLLATMGLPVPAERAEVTPVDSLVFHRRHASFNAGVLEATLKSIVPPLATEGRTLMLVDEFEAITEPGSAAELLHGLVTLSVDRDALGVFVTHLADDLEPLPPTARVDGIFAEGLNPDLELEVDYQPRFDTVGRSTPEFIVSRLVANADGRGERAGFETLAEAVGNDVVQRTLADARWSESE; translated from the coding sequence ATGCGACTCGAGGAGTACTGGGGAGTCGGGCCGAAGACCCGGGAGACACTATTCGAGGAGTTGGGTGCCGAGCGAGCGATGCAGGCCATCGAGGGCGGTGACGTGCGTGCGCTCTCGGATGCGGGACTCGCTCGCGGTCGGGCGACGCGCATTCTGCGTCGGGCGACAGGCGGCGACGGAATGGAGATGTTAGCGACGCGCGATGCTCGCTCCGCGTACAAGGAAGTACTCGACCTTGCCGTCGAACATGCCGTCACGCGACGAGCGGCCGACCGAATCCGCGTGCTGACGCCGCTCACCTCCCAGGAGGCCATGGACGACCGACTGGACGACGTGCTCGCGGCCCGGAACGCCTGGGGGACACTCGCCGACGAGGACCGCGACGCCGTTCTCGACGCCTACGAACGCTACGACGAGCGAAACGAGAGCGAACGCGCAGCCGTCGAGACGGCATTAGCCTTGCTCGAGGCAGGGGTCGACTCCGGGCCGTTCGCGACTATCGCCGAACTCGAGCGAGAGCGACTCGAGGACGCTGCCGACGCGCTCGCGGCGTTCGACGGCGACCGGCGGCGGGTGCAATCGGACGTCGACGACGAACTCGATCGACTCCGCGATGCACTGGGGACGATCGAAGATATGGACGCGAACGCCCTCGAACTGATCGAGGAACTCCGTTCGGACGGCGTGCGCGACGTCGGGCAGTTCCGCGAGTCCTTCGAGGATCACCTCCTGAGCGAGACTGGTGTGACGCTCGAGCAGGTTCACGACGCGATGCCCGCCGACGCGACGGACGCGACGGATTTCGTCGGGAGCACCCTCCGAACGCTTCGAAGCGATCTTACGAGTGCGATCGACGAACGAGAAGCGACGGTCGCGAGCGATCTCGAGGAAACGCTCGAGGAGACCAGTGACGCGACCGACCAGGCTGTTGGCGCGGTCGACGAGATCGCCTTGCACCTCTCGTTGGCTCGGTTCGCACTCGCGTACGACTGCACCCGTCCGGCGTTCGTCGAAGGAGACGGCGCGGTGTCCGTCGTCCAGGCCCAGAACCTGACCATCGCTGCGAACGACGACGAGTCGGTCCAGTCCGTCACCTACGCGCTCGGCGAACACGCCGTGACCGAGGTGTCGGCAGACGTCAACGCCGTTCCAGGCGAGGAACGCGTCACCGTCCTCACGGGAGCCAACAGCGGCGGGAAGACGACCCTGCTCGAGACGCTGTGTCAGGTCGTCTTGCTGGCGACGATGGGGTTACCCGTCCCCGCCGAACGCGCAGAGGTGACGCCCGTCGACTCGCTTGTGTTCCACCGCAGACACGCGAGTTTCAACGCCGGCGTGCTCGAGGCGACCCTGAAGTCGATCGTGCCGCCGCTCGCGACGGAGGGGAGGACGCTGATGTTGGTCGACGAGTTCGAGGCGATTACCGAACCCGGCAGCGCGGCCGAGTTGCTCCACGGCCTCGTCACGCTGTCGGTCGACCGGGACGCACTCGGCGTCTTCGTCACGCACCTCGCGGACGACCTCGAACCGCTGCCGCCGACGGCCCGCGTGGACGGCATCTTCGCGGAGGGGTTGAACCCGGACCTCGAGTTGGAAGTCGACTACCAGCCGCGATTCGACACCGTCGGCCGTTCGACGCCGGAGTTCATCGTCTCGCGATTGGTCGCGAACGCGGACGGGAGGGGTGAACGCGCCGGGTTCGAGACCCTCGCGGAAGCCGTCGGGAACGACGTCGTCCAGCGAACCTTGGCCGACGCGCGCTGGAGCGAGAGCGAGTAA
- a CDS encoding DUF6735 family protein has translation MGHRALVAYRRPDQRYDIRYSHWGGERVALGEQITAETPLADGSIDPEMVGHAVSRTRILSAYLDPCTYERLVLVAPGEDYRTTTYRVCWLEWTVSHGGCRGGIVAVDTLAVDERVRIWFQATKTTLADIVEMGALSRRAARTYLEARVCEEEDGTAYTYGEGGVDGGEYASPPDRRPEGEARLSDREDVRDRW, from the coding sequence ATGGGGCATAGAGCACTCGTCGCCTATCGGCGGCCGGACCAGCGATACGATATCAGGTACAGCCACTGGGGCGGCGAGCGGGTCGCGCTCGGCGAGCAGATCACGGCCGAGACGCCGCTGGCCGACGGCTCGATCGACCCCGAAATGGTCGGCCACGCAGTTTCCCGCACCCGTATTCTGAGCGCCTATCTCGACCCCTGTACGTACGAGCGACTGGTCCTCGTCGCACCGGGGGAAGACTACCGGACCACCACGTACCGAGTCTGCTGGCTCGAGTGGACCGTCAGCCACGGCGGGTGTCGCGGCGGGATCGTCGCCGTGGACACGCTCGCCGTCGACGAACGGGTCCGGATCTGGTTTCAGGCGACGAAAACGACGCTCGCGGATATCGTCGAGATGGGCGCGCTCTCTCGTCGCGCCGCACGGACGTACCTCGAGGCTCGAGTCTGTGAGGAAGAAGACGGGACAGCGTACACGTACGGCGAAGGAGGTGTCGACGGTGGAGAGTACGCCTCGCCGCCGGATCGACGACCCGAAGGAGAGGCCAGATTGTCGGACCGAGAAGACGTCCGCGATCGGTGGTAA
- a CDS encoding SDR family oxidoreductase encodes MTRQHPRETAAEIEPQEQNRQPGLESEMEPPAEFIRDDYEGSGKLEGKVAVVTGGDSGIGRAAAVHFAREGADVAVMYLDEEEDAETTAEMVEDEGQASLTLAGDVRDSAFCQAAVEEVVDEFGDLNVVVNNAAAQVVKTDLTDISDEQWEETFATNIHGYFYLTKAALPHLEDGDTIVNTTSINAFRGHDTLVDYSTTKGAIVAFTRSLSQQLAPEGIRVNQVAPGPIWTPLIPATIGQYDPEMVESFGEDVPMGRPGQPSELGPAYVYLACEDSSYVSGQTLHVNGGSVIGG; translated from the coding sequence ATGACGCGCCAGCACCCGCGCGAAACGGCCGCGGAGATCGAGCCACAAGAACAGAACCGACAGCCCGGCCTCGAGAGCGAGATGGAACCGCCCGCCGAGTTCATCCGCGACGACTACGAGGGCAGCGGGAAACTCGAGGGAAAGGTTGCGGTCGTCACCGGTGGAGACAGCGGCATTGGCCGGGCCGCCGCGGTCCACTTCGCTCGAGAGGGTGCCGACGTCGCCGTGATGTACCTCGACGAAGAGGAGGACGCGGAGACGACGGCCGAGATGGTCGAAGACGAGGGCCAAGCGAGTCTGACCCTCGCAGGCGACGTCCGCGACAGCGCGTTCTGTCAGGCGGCCGTCGAGGAGGTCGTCGACGAGTTCGGGGACCTCAACGTCGTCGTCAACAATGCGGCGGCCCAGGTCGTGAAGACCGACCTGACGGACATCTCCGACGAGCAGTGGGAGGAGACGTTCGCGACGAACATCCACGGCTACTTCTACCTGACCAAGGCGGCCCTCCCTCACCTCGAGGACGGGGATACGATCGTCAACACGACTTCGATTAACGCGTTCCGCGGTCACGACACGCTCGTGGATTACTCGACGACGAAGGGCGCGATCGTCGCGTTCACGCGCTCGCTGTCCCAGCAGCTTGCCCCCGAGGGGATTCGCGTCAACCAGGTCGCACCCGGGCCGATCTGGACGCCGTTGATCCCCGCGACGATCGGCCAGTACGACCCCGAAATGGTCGAATCGTTCGGCGAGGACGTCCCGATGGGCCGACCGGGTCAACCCAGCGAACTCGGGCCAGCGTACGTCTACCTCGCCTGTGAGGACTCTTCGTACGTGAGCGGCCAGACGCTGCACGTAAACGGCGGCTCCGTCATCGGCGGGTAG
- the purF gene encoding amidophosphoribosyltransferase: MTEKCGVVGVSLDGRDAARPLYYGLYALQHRGQESAGIVTHDGFQQHSHVDMGLVGEVFDEDDLDVLNGATGIGHVRYPTAGSVDSSCAQPFSVSFKSGSLGLSHNGNLVNADEIRDELAAVGHAFTSDGDTEVIAHDLARNLLEEDLVRAVKRTMGRIHGSYALAISHDDTILGVRDPQGNRPLCIGELEDGYMLASESAAIDTLDGDLVRDVQPGELVVLREDGDGFDSYQLVDNENTAHCFFEHVYFARPDSVIDETLVYEARRNLGRKLWEESGVESDVVMPVPDSGRAFASGYADAASETTADGDLREESDDGVEFAEGLMKNRYVGRTFIMPTQSERERAVRLKLNPIKSTIEGKTVTVIDDSIVRGTTSTQLVQLLKDCGAEEVHVRIGAPEIVAPCYMGINMATREELIASDKSAAEIRDTINADSLAYLSTDAVANVLGNDRIDLCLGCVTGEYPYDIDGEATDRDVTRPELEGQTMHADD, encoded by the coding sequence ATGACCGAAAAGTGCGGCGTCGTCGGCGTCTCACTCGACGGTCGAGACGCGGCACGACCGTTGTACTACGGGCTCTACGCACTCCAGCACCGCGGCCAGGAGTCCGCCGGAATCGTCACACACGACGGCTTCCAGCAACACAGCCACGTCGACATGGGGCTGGTGGGCGAGGTGTTCGACGAGGACGACCTCGACGTTCTCAACGGCGCGACCGGAATCGGCCACGTTCGGTATCCAACGGCCGGCTCGGTCGACTCCTCGTGTGCCCAGCCCTTCTCCGTCTCGTTCAAGAGCGGCTCCCTCGGGCTCTCACACAACGGCAACCTCGTCAACGCCGACGAGATTCGCGACGAACTCGCCGCCGTCGGCCACGCCTTTACGAGCGACGGCGACACCGAAGTGATCGCCCACGACCTCGCGCGAAACTTACTCGAGGAGGACCTCGTGCGCGCCGTCAAACGGACGATGGGTCGTATCCACGGCTCTTACGCCCTCGCGATCAGCCACGACGATACGATCCTCGGCGTGCGCGACCCGCAGGGGAATCGCCCGCTGTGTATCGGCGAACTCGAGGACGGCTACATGCTCGCCTCCGAGTCGGCCGCGATCGATACGCTGGACGGCGACCTCGTTCGCGACGTGCAACCCGGCGAACTCGTCGTCTTGCGAGAAGACGGCGACGGCTTCGACTCCTACCAACTCGTCGACAACGAGAACACAGCTCACTGCTTTTTCGAACACGTCTACTTCGCGCGCCCGGACAGCGTCATCGACGAGACGCTGGTCTACGAGGCGCGCCGAAACCTCGGCCGCAAGCTCTGGGAGGAAAGCGGCGTCGAGAGCGACGTCGTGATGCCCGTCCCCGACTCCGGACGGGCGTTCGCCTCGGGGTACGCCGACGCCGCGAGCGAGACGACGGCTGACGGCGACCTGCGCGAGGAAAGCGATGACGGCGTCGAGTTCGCAGAAGGGCTGATGAAAAACCGCTACGTCGGACGGACGTTCATCATGCCGACCCAGAGCGAACGCGAGCGCGCCGTCCGCCTCAAACTCAACCCGATCAAATCGACCATCGAAGGCAAGACCGTCACCGTCATCGACGACAGTATCGTCCGCGGGACCACCTCGACACAACTTGTGCAACTGCTCAAAGACTGCGGGGCCGAGGAAGTTCACGTCCGAATCGGCGCGCCCGAAATCGTCGCCCCCTGTTACATGGGGATCAACATGGCCACCCGCGAGGAACTCATCGCCTCGGACAAATCGGCGGCGGAGATCCGCGACACCATCAACGCGGACAGTCTCGCGTACCTCTCGACCGACGCCGTCGCGAACGTCCTCGGCAACGACCGAATCGATCTCTGTCTGGGCTGTGTGACCGGGGAGTACCCCTACGACATCGACGGCGAGGCGACCGACCGAGACGTCACGCGGCCCGAACTCGAGGGCCAAACGATGCACGCGGACGACTGA